The Haloarcula limicola genomic sequence CGCCCCCGGGGGACCCCACCGATCTTATCCGACACGCGCGCGTGCGTAGTCGGCAAATTCGCGCCGATCGCGGCCGACCGGGTCCGCTCGATTTTTTCTCGCTGAGGGGGGTTTTTTATCGAAAACATGACTAATTCACCGTGATTTTGAGTTTGTAAGAGTGGGGCGTCGGGATGTCCGACCACGCGAACGCCTCGAAATTCGTCTCCGTATACATCAGCGCCTGACCGACGTCCATCATCGACGTCTGGTCCGTGTGCATTGGGACGCTCTCGAACCCGACGAGGTTGCCCGCTGTCGTCGGGTTCGCTCTCCCTGGCATCTGAATCCGCCAGCGAATCTTTCGACGAACGCCGTCCCAAATGTCGACCTCGTCGTGTCCGTACAGATTGAGCGTCAGTCCCGTTTTCCGCGCGTCTACCCACGAATCTTTGAGCATCTCCGCTTTCTGGTACGAACCGAACTGGTCCTTTTGAACTGACTGAGGGACGATGTCGCCGATCTCGTCGAGCGTGATAGTCGTCCAGTCGAGCGGTCCGTGCTCGACGCGAGCCAGGATGAAACCGAACCACCAGTGCGTTGCCGGGTCCTCCTCGTGGAACAGCTGACCGCGAGACGGCGCGTCGTACTGTTTCTCGTCAGACTCCTCGTACACCGCTTGACAGCCCCGGAGCGTCGGGTCGGGATAGACCACGTGGATCGAGCCCCGCTCGAGGATGTCGTGACACAGATGCACCGGGTCCTCGTAGTACACGACCTCCCGAACGATGCGATCGAGGTCGTCGACGTCGAGCGTCACCGACGGCTCACTCGGGAGCTTGCTCTCGAGCCGGACCGAGACGTCGGCACCTTTCGGGAGACACAGCGTCACCCACGGAGCGAGCGGTAGCCACTCGCTCCTCGAGGAGGTCCCGCGCCACACGTGCATCGAGTTGTTGACCTCGATATCGCGAGTGGCGAAGTAACACCCTAGCGTCGACTTCCCCGAGCCCGGTTT encodes the following:
- a CDS encoding ATP-binding protein codes for the protein MSTIQDRLRSVRGETSQEQREEALSSFHAPVRNTQQATGDTRRHTDADSIRREFGIPAWDRSKFAFDKVIPNYVERHWQPPTGESVGGTDFLATGKPGSGKSTLGCYFATRDIEVNNSMHVWRGTSSRSEWLPLAPWVTLCLPKGADVSVRLESKLPSEPSVTLDVDDLDRIVREVVYYEDPVHLCHDILERGSIHVVYPDPTLRGCQAVYEESDEKQYDAPSRGQLFHEEDPATHWWFGFILARVEHGPLDWTTITLDEIGDIVPQSVQKDQFGSYQKAEMLKDSWVDARKTGLTLNLYGHDEVDIWDGVRRKIRWRIQMPGRANPTTAGNLVGFESVPMHTDQTSMMDVGQALMYTETNFEAFAWSDIPTPHSYKLKITVN